In the genome of Ptychodera flava strain L36383 chromosome 13, AS_Pfla_20210202, whole genome shotgun sequence, one region contains:
- the LOC139147756 gene encoding uncharacterized protein isoform X2, whose protein sequence is MAEDLKVFCQKLQDEFVKRYGAGDFKGLSELYTPECKLMSGGTDVMVGREAAAENLFREYYNAGAVGTSSCTDEAGQVHGDECLYQRGHFKVYNAEGSVHDEGKYVVIWKKIDGKYLIDIDIWNSNR, encoded by the exons ATGGCAGAGgatttaaaagtattttgtcAGAAACTACAAGATGAGTTTGTTAAACGGTACGGAGCAGGGGACTTCAAGGGACTCTCAGAGCTGTACACTCCAGAATGCAAACTGATGTCAGGCGGGACTGACGTCATGGTTGGACGAGAAG CAGCTGCTGAGAATCTCTTCAGAGAGTACTACAACGCAGGCGCTGTGGGGACTTCATCGTGCACCGACGAAGCCGGACAGGTCCATGGTGATGAGTGCTTGTATCAACGAGGTCATTTCAAAGTTTACAACGCAGAAGGGAGTGTCCATGACGAGGGTAAATATGTCGTCATATGGAAGAAAATTGACGGAAAATATCTCATCGACATTGACATCTGGAATAGCAACCGTTGA
- the LOC139147758 gene encoding uncharacterized protein yields MTDPVVQSAAEKDKGKFTRFFQDGDMDSIAELYTENCSVMAPGTDVKQGRKAVAQLMRTVKANGVSRVEVKSELKSLEGEYGYRIGRWTMFGEDGTVCDTGKSLAVMKKVDGAYKIHNEMLNSVETQTPTWFRES; encoded by the exons ATGACTGATCCTGTCGTGCAAAGTGCTGCCGAGAAAGACAAGGGCAAGTTCACGAGGTTTTTCCAGGATGGCGACATGGATTCGATTGCCGAACTATACACGGAAAATTGCAGTGTAATGGCTCCTGGAACAGATGTGAAGCAGGGCCGTAAAG CTGTGGCACAACTCATGCGTACGGTGAAGGCTAACGGAGTCTCAAGAGTGGAGGTGAAATCCGAACTGAAGTCTCTAGAAGGAGAGTATGGCTATCGTATTGGCAGGTGGACCATGTTCGGGGAGGACGGAACCGTCTGTGATACTGGAAAATCCCTGGCGGTGATGAAGAAAGTGGACGGCGCATATAAGATACACAACGAGATGTTAAATAGTGTTGAGACACAAACACCAACATGGTTCCGTGAATCTTGA
- the LOC139147757 gene encoding 1-acylglycerol-3-phosphate O-acyltransferase ABHD5-like codes for MAAAADVDAVAHDQVLEDPENSSGWWNWGTSWFKWCPTSEAELQKAEKRILKYVKTKYETKYVQIDNTNKIWTIQCNHNNSSSLPFVFVHGFGGGIGLWVQNYDKLSTSRPLYAFDLLGFGRSSRPKFPSDAWEAEDHFVDSIEEWRKAMNLNRFILVGHSLGAFLAASYTIKYPERVRHLFLVDPWGFPEKPAESDVGTGRRIPVWARAVGTLLKPFNILAGLRAAGPLGPRLVQKIRPDFQSKFALFDDDTIYNYIYHCNAQTPSGEAAFKGMQIPWGWAKNPMIKRVMSISKDTPMTFIYGSRSYMDSSMGYSTKYLRKDSQVDVHILQGAGHHVYSEKPDEFNYLMLKLCKDME; via the exons ATGGCTGCCGCTGCCGATGTGGACGCGGTTGCCCACGACCAAGTTTTGGAAGATCCTGAAAACAG TTCTGGTTGGTGGAACTGGGGAACTAGCTGGTTCAAATGGTGCCCTACTTCTGAAGCTGAACTCCAGAAAGCTGAGAAGAGGATTCTGAAAT ATGTGAAGACAAAGTATGAGACTAAATATGTACAGATTGACAACACCAATAAGATATGGACGATTCAGTGCAATCATAATAACTCATCAAGCCTTCCTTTCGTATTTGTTCATGGCTTTGGGGGTGGCATTGGACTTTGGGTACAGAACTACGACAAACTGTCGACAAGCAGGCCGTTGTACGCGTTCGATTTACTCGGGTTTGGGAGGAGCTCGCGGCCTAAATTTCCCTCAGACGCGTGGGAAGCAGAAGACCATTTTGTAGACTCCATCGAAGAATGGCGCAAAGCCATGAATCTGAATCGCTTCATCTTGGTCGGTCACAGCCTGGGAGCGTTTCTTGCAGCTTCGTACACAATCAAGTACCCAGAACGAGTACGACACCTATTTCTCGTCGACCCCTGGGGTTTCCCGGAAAAGCCAGCGGAATCAGATGTGGGCACGGGCAGGAGAATTCCAGTGTGGGCCAGAGCAGTTGGAACGTTATTGAAACCTTTTAATATTCTGGCAGGACTGAGAGCTGCAGGCCCCTTAG GTCCCAGACTTGTTCAAAAGATCAGACCCGACTTTCAGAGTAAATTTGCCTTGTTTGATGACGACACCATCTACAACTACATCTACCATTGCAATGCCCAAACACCCAG TGGTGAAGCAGCCTTCAAGGGAATGCAGATACCTTGGGGTTGGGCCAAGAACCCCATGATCAAGAGGGTCATGTCGATATCCAAGGACACACCCATGACTTTTATCTATGGATCCCGTAGTTACATGGACTCTTCCATGGGGTACAGCACCAAATATCTCAGGAAGGACTCACAGGTGGATGTACAT aTACTACAGGGTGCAGGGCACCATGTCTACTCAGAGAAACCAGACGAGTTCAACTATCTGATGCTAAAGCTTTGCAAAGACATGGAATAA